One part of the Thermodesulfovibrio sp. 3462-1 genome encodes these proteins:
- a CDS encoding argininosuccinate synthase gives MKIILAYSGGLDTSVAIKWLKEKYNAQVIAFCADIGQEENFDEIAQKALKTGASNVYIEDLKEEFVKEYIFPMLRANAVYETGYLMGTSIARPLIAKKQIEIAIKEKAEAVAHGATGKGNDQVRFELTYYALKPDIKVIAPWREWEFDSRSSLIEYAQRHNIPVQATKEKPYSIDRNLFHISYEGGILEDPWREPPEDMYTMVIPPEKAHDKPTYIEIEYEEGNPVALNGERLSGTELFQKLNKIAGENGIGRIDIVENRYVGIKSRGVYETPAGTVLHIAHKAIESITMDRELMHLRDSLIPRYAELIYYGYWFSPERMALQKLIDEIQKNVTGTVRLKLYKGNCIVAGRKSPYSLYNKELATFEKDQVYNQKDAEGFIKINALRLRMLKNV, from the coding sequence ATGAAAATTATTCTTGCATATTCAGGAGGACTGGACACTTCAGTTGCTATTAAATGGTTAAAAGAAAAGTACAATGCTCAAGTGATTGCTTTTTGCGCTGACATCGGACAGGAAGAAAATTTTGATGAAATTGCTCAAAAAGCTCTAAAAACAGGTGCATCAAATGTTTACATTGAAGATTTAAAAGAAGAATTCGTAAAAGAATACATATTTCCTATGTTAAGAGCGAATGCAGTATATGAAACAGGTTATCTTATGGGAACATCTATTGCAAGACCTCTTATAGCAAAAAAACAGATTGAAATTGCAATAAAAGAAAAAGCCGAAGCAGTAGCTCATGGAGCTACAGGAAAAGGAAACGATCAAGTAAGATTTGAATTGACCTATTATGCTTTGAAGCCTGACATAAAAGTAATTGCACCATGGCGTGAATGGGAGTTTGACTCCCGTAGCTCACTCATTGAATATGCCCAACGACATAACATTCCTGTTCAGGCAACAAAGGAAAAGCCTTACAGTATTGATAGAAATCTTTTTCACATAAGCTATGAAGGAGGAATACTTGAAGACCCCTGGAGAGAACCGCCAGAAGATATGTATACAATGGTAATACCTCCTGAAAAGGCTCATGATAAACCAACTTATATTGAAATAGAATATGAAGAAGGCAATCCAGTTGCATTAAACGGAGAAAGACTGTCAGGTACAGAGCTATTTCAAAAACTCAACAAAATCGCTGGAGAAAATGGAATTGGCAGAATAGATATTGTGGAGAATCGCTATGTTGGTATAAAATCAAGGGGAGTTTATGAAACTCCTGCTGGAACAGTTTTACACATTGCTCACAAGGCAATTGAATCAATAACAATGGACAGAGAATTAATGCATCTAAGAGATAGTCTAATTCCAAGATATGCAGAGCTTATTTATTATGGATACTGGTTTTCACCTGAAAGAATGGCTTTGCAAAAATTGATTGATGAAATCCAAAAAAATGTTACAGGCACAGTGAGACTAAAGCTATACAAAGGCAACTGCATTGTTGCTGGAAGAAAATCTCCCTACTCTCTTTATAACAAGGAATTGGCAACTTTTGAAAAAGACCAGGTCTACAACCAGAAAGATGCTGAAGGATTTATAAAAATCAATGCACTGAGACTAAGAATGTTAAAAAATGTTTAA
- the dprA gene encoding DNA-processing protein DprA, with the protein MFNEETRFCLALNEIKDLGPVLVKRLFKKFNSAKKIFSSSIEELAEVEGIGIERAKRIKEFNNWNEIDRTMKLCEKREIKIYPFNAAQYPGLLKEIYDPPVVLFCKGEIKPEDHLGLAIVGSRNLSEYGRRVTDRLASELASFGITIVSGLARGIDSVAHRAALSQGGRTIAVLGSGVLYIYPSENKTLAEKIIQNGAILSEFYPEEGPKKENFPKRNRIISGISIGTVVTEAAINSGALITASLALEQGREVFAVPGNITSKNSEGTNYLIQKGAKVVTKIEDILEELSHFIPLLKKKSETETVALDDDEKTVFNILEEPLTADEVVLKTGIKITKVLEILLKLEIKRLIIKAEGKFMRRI; encoded by the coding sequence ATGTTTAATGAAGAAACAAGATTCTGTCTTGCTTTAAATGAAATAAAAGATCTGGGTCCTGTTCTGGTAAAAAGGCTTTTTAAAAAATTTAACTCTGCAAAAAAGATTTTTAGTTCAAGTATTGAAGAACTTGCTGAGGTTGAAGGAATAGGTATAGAAAGAGCTAAAAGAATAAAAGAATTTAACAACTGGAATGAGATAGACAGAACAATGAAACTCTGCGAAAAAAGAGAAATAAAAATTTACCCATTTAATGCTGCCCAATATCCAGGGCTTTTAAAGGAAATCTATGACCCCCCTGTGGTTTTATTCTGCAAAGGAGAGATAAAACCTGAAGATCATCTTGGATTAGCAATCGTGGGTTCAAGAAATTTAAGCGAGTATGGCAGAAGAGTAACAGATCGATTAGCCTCTGAGCTTGCATCCTTTGGAATAACCATTGTAAGTGGACTTGCAAGAGGAATTGATTCAGTTGCTCACAGAGCAGCACTGTCTCAGGGTGGTAGAACCATTGCTGTTCTGGGAAGCGGAGTTTTATATATCTATCCATCGGAGAATAAAACACTGGCAGAGAAAATTATACAAAATGGTGCGATTTTGAGCGAATTTTATCCTGAAGAAGGACCGAAAAAGGAGAACTTTCCAAAAAGAAACAGAATAATAAGCGGAATATCCATTGGCACAGTTGTTACAGAAGCTGCAATAAACTCTGGTGCTTTGATAACTGCATCTTTAGCTCTGGAACAGGGAAGAGAAGTTTTTGCTGTTCCAGGAAATATTACATCAAAAAACTCCGAAGGCACAAATTACTTAATACAAAAAGGCGCAAAAGTTGTTACAAAAATTGAAGACATACTTGAAGAACTATCTCATTTTATTCCATTATTAAAAAAGAAGAGTGAAACTGAAACGGTTGCACTTGACGATGATGAAAAAACTGTATTTAATATACTGGAAGAACCTTTAACAGCAGACGAAGTTGTTTTAAAAACAGGCATAAAAATAACCAAGGTTCTTGAGATACTTCTTAAACTTGAAATAAAGAGATTAATCATTAAGGCAGAAGGAAAATTTATGAGGAGGATTTAG
- the dnaX gene encoding DNA polymerase III subunit gamma/tau translates to MAYLGLARKYRPQKFSDLTGQEVVVKILENSLKTGKISHAYIFSGPKGVGKTSTARILAKALNCMDSQNKPCDKCPSCTAIKEGRAMSVIEIDAASHTSVENIRDLRENIRYASVEGVYKVYIIDEAHMLSQSAFNAFLKTLEEPPPHVVFVLATTEPRKIPLTVLSRCQHLQFRRIPVNLIKQRLQFICKKENIDITEEALYTIASNAEGSMRDALTLLDQVTSFTDKITQEDVNLLIGGTDIKILYELTEALIDGDKEKIVLKVEELNSTGTDFKRLTTDLIQFLRNTLVSKITKNFKLYITESESELIENLSKKTSEEHLVLLLKELINSEFAIKNSFFPRIIFEITLLKLSFLSYFKNIDEAIKEVRKSYASLENIKPQKSLIQYIKHSPEETQTSQKITSQTKEAIWQKFLEKLEAHNHLLAMKIRHAKVNFENDEIQLIYNGGASLYADSVKENLTDIQNLLKESGFDGKITIKTLKDLNTQKSKENLTEEIINHPLVKKTLQLFEGRIFNIIPKKGGENV, encoded by the coding sequence ATGGCATATCTGGGGCTGGCAAGAAAATATAGACCTCAAAAATTCTCTGACCTTACAGGCCAAGAAGTGGTTGTAAAGATACTTGAAAATTCATTAAAAACAGGCAAAATTTCTCATGCCTATATTTTTTCAGGGCCTAAAGGAGTTGGTAAAACATCAACAGCAAGAATTCTTGCTAAAGCACTAAACTGCATGGACTCTCAAAACAAACCCTGTGACAAATGCCCCTCTTGCACTGCTATAAAAGAAGGCAGAGCAATGAGTGTGATAGAAATAGATGCTGCATCTCATACTTCAGTGGAAAATATAAGGGATTTAAGAGAAAATATCAGGTATGCTTCTGTAGAAGGAGTTTATAAAGTTTACATAATTGATGAAGCTCATATGCTCAGCCAATCAGCCTTTAATGCTTTCTTAAAAACACTGGAAGAACCACCTCCCCATGTGGTATTTGTTCTGGCAACAACTGAGCCAAGGAAAATTCCTCTCACTGTTCTAAGTAGATGTCAGCATCTTCAATTCAGAAGAATTCCGGTTAATTTAATAAAACAGAGACTCCAGTTTATTTGCAAGAAAGAAAACATAGATATCACAGAAGAAGCGCTCTACACTATAGCGTCAAATGCTGAGGGAAGTATGAGAGATGCTTTAACACTGCTTGATCAGGTAACATCATTTACAGATAAAATAACGCAGGAGGATGTAAATTTATTAATTGGTGGAACTGATATAAAAATACTTTACGAACTAACTGAAGCCTTAATTGATGGTGATAAAGAAAAAATTGTCTTAAAAGTAGAAGAACTCAACAGCACTGGCACTGATTTCAAGCGGCTGACCACTGATTTAATCCAATTTCTGAGAAATACTCTTGTCAGTAAAATTACAAAAAATTTCAAATTATATATAACTGAATCAGAGTCGGAATTAATTGAAAATCTAAGCAAAAAAACATCTGAAGAACATCTGGTGCTTCTGCTTAAGGAATTAATTAATTCTGAATTTGCAATAAAAAATTCCTTTTTCCCGAGAATTATTTTTGAAATAACCCTTCTTAAGCTAAGTTTTCTGTCTTACTTCAAAAATATTGACGAAGCTATAAAAGAAGTTAGAAAATCTTACGCTTCTCTGGAAAATATAAAGCCTCAAAAATCTTTGATTCAATATATAAAGCATTCACCCGAGGAAACACAAACTTCTCAGAAAATCACATCTCAGACCAAAGAAGCAATCTGGCAAAAATTTCTTGAAAAACTTGAAGCTCACAATCATTTACTTGCCATGAAAATTAGGCATGCTAAAGTTAATTTTGAAAATGATGAAATCCAATTGATTTACAACGGTGGTGCTTCTCTGTATGCTGATTCTGTAAAGGAAAATCTTACAGACATTCAAAATTTATTGAAAGAATCAGGATTTGATGGTAAGATAACTATAAAAACTCTGAAAGATTTAAATACGCAGAAGTCAAAAGAAAATTTAACAGAAGAAATAATTAATCATCCTCTTGTTAAAAAGACTTTACAACTTTTTGAAGGAAGAATATTTAATATAATACCTAAAAAAGGAGGAGAAAATGTCTAA
- a CDS encoding YbaB/EbfC family nucleoid-associated protein yields MSKKMFGEIMRQAQKIQEQIQKKQEEIKNMTVEASAGGGMVIAQANGAGEIISIKIDKEVVNPQDVEMLEDLVIAAVNEALKRAHELAQAEMAKVSMPFNLPGMPDLSSLFGKL; encoded by the coding sequence ATGTCTAAGAAAATGTTTGGTGAGATAATGAGACAGGCACAGAAAATTCAGGAACAGATTCAGAAAAAACAGGAAGAAATAAAAAATATGACAGTTGAAGCAAGTGCAGGCGGAGGAATGGTTATTGCTCAAGCAAATGGAGCTGGAGAAATTATTTCAATAAAAATTGATAAAGAAGTTGTAAATCCTCAGGATGTGGAAATGCTTGAAGATCTGGTTATTGCTGCTGTAAATGAAGCATTAAAAAGAGCCCATGAGCTTGCTCAGGCTGAGATGGCTAAAGTTTCAATGCCTTTTAATCTTCCAGGAATGCCTGATTTAAGCAGTCTTTTTGGTAAACTATGA
- the recR gene encoding recombination mediator RecR, whose product MSNPIEKLIDNLCKLPGIGRKTAQRLAFFIMSMPEEQAIQIAEAIINLRKKARYCPVCFNITENEKCNICSNPERDHSIICVVEEPSNIILFEKTGYKGTYHVLGGNISPVDGLTPDKLKIKELEDRVKTGQIKEVIISTSPNTKGELTAQWIADLLKKYNIKISRIAYGLPIGIDIEFADEVTLSKALEGRKPLNV is encoded by the coding sequence ATGAGCAATCCCATAGAAAAACTTATTGATAATCTCTGTAAACTTCCAGGGATTGGAAGAAAGACTGCGCAGAGGCTTGCTTTTTTTATAATGAGCATGCCTGAAGAACAAGCCATTCAAATTGCCGAAGCAATTATAAATCTGAGAAAAAAAGCCAGATACTGTCCTGTTTGCTTTAACATAACAGAAAATGAAAAGTGTAATATATGCAGTAATCCTGAAAGAGACCACTCAATAATCTGTGTTGTGGAAGAACCAAGCAACATAATTTTATTTGAAAAAACTGGATATAAAGGAACATATCATGTTCTTGGAGGAAACATATCACCTGTTGATGGATTAACTCCGGATAAGTTGAAAATAAAAGAGCTTGAAGATAGAGTTAAAACAGGACAAATAAAGGAAGTAATAATTTCAACAAGCCCGAATACCAAAGGAGAGCTTACAGCTCAATGGATTGCTGATCTTCTAAAAAAATACAACATTAAAATTTCAAGAATTGCCTATGGACTTCCAATAGGTATTGACATTGAGTTTGCAGATGAAGTAACATTGTCAAAGGCTTTGGAAGGAAGGAAGCCTCTGAATGTATGA
- a CDS encoding RodZ domain-containing protein codes for MYEELKKRRLELGKTLEQIAEETKIKKSYLQLIEKGKFDELPIELYTRAYIKTYAQSLGLDASLILKDYDEYLKSKKQTVIKIEPTIAKESLEKKSTFLKKLPNWSITAGIIFTVIFITILLIQFEKKEPTLPPPPVTQQTMSEIPKVEEKIEKTEPKQELSANKQKLEIEATDKVWMRITIDDKEKKEFLLNPGQKIELHANKSFKLHIGNAGGVKILFNDKELGKLGETGQVVYLNLPQEKD; via the coding sequence ATGTATGAAGAATTAAAAAAAAGAAGATTAGAGCTCGGAAAAACACTGGAGCAAATTGCTGAAGAAACGAAAATCAAAAAATCTTACCTTCAGTTAATAGAAAAAGGCAAATTTGATGAATTACCTATTGAGTTATACACAAGAGCATATATTAAAACCTATGCTCAGAGTCTTGGGCTTGACGCTTCTCTGATCTTAAAAGATTATGATGAATATCTTAAATCAAAAAAACAGACTGTAATTAAGATTGAACCTACAATAGCTAAGGAATCTTTAGAGAAAAAGTCAACTTTTTTAAAAAAATTACCTAACTGGAGCATAACCGCAGGAATTATCTTTACTGTTATTTTTATAACAATTTTACTTATCCAGTTTGAAAAAAAAGAACCTACCCTACCTCCTCCACCAGTAACCCAGCAAACAATGTCAGAAATACCAAAAGTTGAAGAAAAAATTGAAAAAACTGAGCCAAAACAAGAACTTTCTGCAAATAAACAAAAACTCGAAATTGAAGCTACCGATAAGGTGTGGATGAGAATCACAATAGATGATAAAGAAAAAAAAGAATTTCTTCTTAATCCAGGGCAAAAAATAGAACTTCACGCTAATAAATCATTTAAACTTCATATAGGGAATGCTGGGGGAGTTAAAATTTTATTTAATGATAAAGAGCTTGGAAAACTTGGAGAGACAGGCCAGGTAGTATATCTTAATCTGCCACAGGAGAAAGATTGA
- the rnr gene encoding ribonuclease R, producing MKGESILEFIKKSGKPLSFKEISDAFGLKASERKKLKYTLKELLVQGKILRNRKGLYLPIKEAKLVTGFFESHRNGFGFVIPDSPKERDIFIPPHATMGAMHADRVIARLEQSRKREGRIIRIIERAVKKIVGKIEKSGQIFYIQPRKKNISQQIVVAPGDIKIKPGDIVLAEITTYQPMVAKIVKVFEKPKTPREDLEILIYEYELPKKFPKDVVNASEKLFLKGISKTEFKNRVDLRELPTVTIDGENAKDFDDAVSIKKTRNGFILWVHIADVSHYVKWDSPLDIEARKRGTSVYLPDRVIPMLPHELSENLCSLLPKTPRLTFTVEMHFNKLGERKQSLFYPSIIQTMERMTYTSVKKILIDRDSEEIKKYKALVPHFEKMAELCEILKSKRKKRGSLDFDLPEPEVLLDIKGDPMGIIKAERNLAHFIIEEFMIAANEAVAEFLYSKDVPCLYRVHEEPETNKIQYLTKIIKNLGILKEDLKPSEFHEFIEVVKETPYEEIVNYLILRSLKQARYSPENVGHFGLASECYTHFTSPIRRYPDLVVHRILKEFLKKGKISKERKKELEKILPDIAIYSSRMERRADDVERDAIEIMRAWFMKDKIGEEFEGRVTMVTPEGLRVRLEDYYIEGFLPVSYMTDDFYQFDDKRYCLTGFKRKRKFTIGTPLKVILSKVSIEEREIIFELL from the coding sequence TTGAAAGGGGAAAGCATTTTAGAATTTATTAAAAAATCTGGAAAACCTTTAAGTTTTAAAGAAATATCAGACGCCTTCGGGCTTAAAGCTTCAGAAAGAAAAAAATTAAAATACACGCTTAAAGAACTTCTTGTACAGGGAAAAATTTTAAGAAATAGAAAAGGACTTTACCTGCCCATAAAAGAGGCAAAATTAGTAACTGGATTTTTTGAATCTCATAGAAATGGATTTGGTTTTGTAATTCCTGATTCTCCTAAAGAAAGAGATATATTTATACCTCCTCATGCCACAATGGGAGCAATGCATGCAGACAGAGTAATTGCAAGGCTTGAACAAAGCAGAAAAAGAGAAGGAAGAATAATAAGAATTATTGAAAGAGCTGTTAAAAAAATTGTTGGTAAAATTGAAAAATCAGGCCAGATTTTTTATATTCAACCAAGAAAGAAAAATATAAGCCAACAAATTGTTGTTGCTCCAGGAGACATTAAAATTAAACCAGGAGATATTGTTCTTGCTGAAATCACAACTTATCAACCTATGGTTGCAAAAATAGTTAAAGTTTTTGAAAAACCTAAAACTCCTCGGGAAGACTTAGAAATACTCATATATGAATATGAATTACCAAAAAAGTTTCCAAAAGATGTTGTTAATGCTTCAGAAAAGCTTTTTTTGAAAGGCATCTCAAAAACAGAGTTTAAAAATAGGGTAGACCTCAGGGAACTTCCCACTGTAACAATAGATGGAGAAAATGCAAAAGATTTTGACGATGCTGTATCAATAAAAAAAACAAGAAATGGTTTTATACTATGGGTTCATATTGCAGATGTAAGTCACTATGTAAAATGGGACTCTCCATTAGATATTGAGGCAAGAAAAAGAGGAACCAGCGTTTATTTACCAGATAGAGTAATACCAATGCTTCCTCATGAATTAAGTGAAAATCTCTGCAGTTTACTTCCAAAAACTCCAAGACTTACATTTACAGTTGAAATGCATTTCAATAAGTTAGGTGAAAGGAAACAAAGTCTTTTTTATCCAAGTATAATACAGACAATGGAAAGAATGACCTATACTTCAGTTAAAAAAATTCTAATTGATAGAGACAGTGAAGAAATCAAAAAATATAAAGCCCTTGTTCCTCACTTTGAAAAAATGGCTGAATTATGCGAAATACTTAAAAGCAAAAGGAAAAAAAGAGGTAGCCTTGATTTTGACCTTCCTGAACCAGAAGTTTTACTGGACATAAAAGGAGATCCTATGGGAATAATAAAAGCTGAAAGAAATCTTGCCCATTTTATTATTGAAGAATTCATGATAGCAGCCAATGAAGCAGTAGCAGAGTTTTTATATTCTAAAGATGTTCCGTGTCTTTACCGTGTTCATGAAGAACCTGAGACTAATAAAATTCAATATCTTACAAAAATTATTAAAAATTTAGGAATTTTAAAGGAAGATTTAAAACCTTCTGAGTTCCATGAGTTTATTGAAGTTGTTAAAGAAACACCCTATGAAGAAATAGTAAACTACTTAATTTTAAGAAGTCTAAAACAGGCTCGCTACAGTCCAGAAAATGTAGGACACTTTGGATTAGCCTCAGAGTGTTATACCCATTTTACATCTCCAATAAGAAGATATCCTGATCTGGTTGTTCATAGAATCTTAAAAGAATTTTTAAAAAAAGGAAAAATATCAAAAGAAAGAAAAAAAGAGCTTGAGAAAATTTTGCCTGACATAGCAATATATAGTTCAAGAATGGAAAGAAGAGCTGATGATGTTGAAAGAGATGCTATCGAGATAATGAGAGCATGGTTTATGAAAGACAAAATTGGAGAAGAGTTTGAAGGAAGAGTTACAATGGTTACGCCTGAAGGTTTACGAGTCAGACTTGAGGACTACTATATTGAAGGATTTTTGCCTGTCTCTTACATGACTGATGATTTTTATCAGTTTGACGATAAAAGATACTGTTTAACAGGATTTAAAAGAAAAAGAAAATTTACAATTGGAACTCCACTTAAAGTAATCCTCTCAAAAGTCAGCATTGAAGAAAGAGAAATAATTTTTGAGCTCCTATAA
- a CDS encoding DUF6691 family protein, giving the protein MTSLIYGLITGILFGFLLQRAHVIRYDMQLGALRLKNMTIVKFMLSHIIVAMIGIHLLSDLGLITFSVRTTILGSAIAGGLIFGLGWGLIGYCPGTSIAAVAEGRMDALWGILGMITGAAIFAEVFPYLKDNIMSWGDLGKITLSSLLGLNHWIIIILFAIGSLILFKWFEKRGL; this is encoded by the coding sequence ATGACATCTTTAATATATGGACTCATTACAGGAATTTTATTTGGTTTTTTACTTCAAAGAGCTCATGTAATCAGATATGATATGCAACTTGGAGCATTAAGATTAAAAAATATGACAATTGTTAAATTTATGCTTTCACATATAATTGTTGCCATGATAGGAATACATCTTTTAAGTGACTTGGGGTTAATCACATTTTCTGTAAGAACAACAATTCTGGGCAGTGCCATTGCAGGAGGACTTATTTTTGGTCTTGGATGGGGGCTTATTGGTTACTGTCCTGGTACTTCAATTGCAGCTGTTGCCGAAGGAAGAATGGATGCGCTCTGGGGAATATTGGGCATGATAACAGGAGCAGCAATTTTTGCTGAAGTTTTTCCATACTTAAAGGATAATATCATGTCATGGGGTGATCTTGGAAAAATTACTTTATCCAGTTTGCTTGGTTTGAATCATTGGATTATAATTATTTTATTTGCGATAGGTAGTCTTATTCTTTTTAAGTGGTTTGAAAAAAGAGGGCTTTAA
- a CDS encoding YeeE/YedE thiosulfate transporter family protein, whose protein sequence is MSSSNKAWNPYLTGALSGLVSILSVWISGHFLGASTTFVRMAGAIESLFLPKRVEEMDYFSAFPPQIDWQVMFLAGIFIGSLVAAVISKDFNIRWVPEMWQNRFGANPFKRAVVAFFGGMITMFGARLAGGUTSGHGLSSSVQLAVVGYIAIICFFIGGIISAKILYGGKK, encoded by the coding sequence ATGAGTTCATCAAACAAAGCATGGAATCCTTATTTAACAGGAGCTTTAAGCGGGCTTGTATCAATTCTTTCCGTCTGGATATCTGGACATTTTCTTGGTGCATCAACAACCTTTGTAAGAATGGCAGGTGCAATAGAAAGTCTGTTTCTACCAAAGAGAGTAGAAGAAATGGATTATTTTTCAGCTTTTCCTCCCCAGATAGATTGGCAGGTTATGTTTTTAGCAGGAATTTTTATAGGTTCTTTAGTTGCCGCGGTTATTTCAAAAGATTTTAATATCAGATGGGTACCTGAGATGTGGCAAAATAGATTTGGAGCGAACCCTTTTAAACGAGCTGTGGTGGCATTTTTTGGAGGAATGATTACAATGTTTGGAGCAAGACTTGCAGGTGGTTGAACAAGTGGGCATGGGCTGAGCAGTTCTGTTCAGCTTGCAGTTGTAGGATATATTGCTATAATTTGCTTTTTTATAGGTGGAATAATTAGTGCAAAAATACTCTATGGAGGTAAAAAATGA